AGCTGGTCCATCTTGAAGTCGCCGGTGTGCAGCACCAGCTGGCCCCCGGCCCGGATCGCCACGGCGAGCGCGTCGGGGATGGAGTGGTTGACCGCGACGAACTCCAGCTCGAACGGGCCGAAGGAGAGCCGGTCCCCCTCGCGCACCCGGTGGTGCACCGTCTCCCTGAGCCGGTGCTCGCGCAGCTTGGAGCCGAGCAGCGCCAGGGTCAGCTCGGAGCCGACCAGCGGGATGTCGCCGCGCTCGCGCAGCAGGTACGGCGTCGCCCCGATGTGGTCCTCGTGCCCGTGCGTCAGCACCAGCGCCTCGACCTGGTCCAGGCGGTCCCGGATCGGGGCGAAGTCGGGAAGGATCAGGTCGACGCCGGGGTGGTTCTCCTCGGGGAAGAGCACCCCGCAGTCGACGATCAGCAGACGGTCCTCGTGCTCGAAGACCGTCATGTTGCGCCCGACCTCGCCCAGGCCGCCGAGCGGGATGACGCGGAGTCCTCCCGGGGTCAGCGGCGCAGGGGTCGTCAGCTCGGGGTGCGGGTGGGACATGCGTCTCCTCAGATCAAGCCGGCTGCGCCCAGACCCTCGCGCAGCGCGGCGTACTCGTCGTCGTCCAGCTCGACCAGCGGCCCGCGGACGTGTCGGTTCTCCAGCACGCCCTGCAGCTGGAGCGCGGCCTTGGCGGTGGTGGCGCCGTAGTTGGGCACCCCCATCACCGCCTCGAAGGCCGGGATGAGCCGGTTGAAGGTGGCCAGCGCCGTGGCATGGTCGCCGGAGAGGAAGCTCTCGATCATGCCGGCGAGCTCACGGCCCGCGACGTGACCGACGACCGAGACCAGCCCGCAGCCCCCGTGCGCCAGGAAGCCCAGGGTGGCCACGTCGTCACCGGAGTAGACCGCGTAGCCCATCTGGGCGAGCCTGCTGGCCCGGACCAGGTCGCCGAGCGCGTCCTTGATCGCCACGACCTGCGGCCAGGTGATCGCCTCGGCCAGCGTCTCGGTCGCGATCGGCAGGCCGGTGCGACCGGGCACGTCGTAGAGCATCACCGGCAGGTCGGTGGCCTCGGCGACCGAGCGGAAGTGGTGCAGCACGCCGCGTTGCGACGGCTTGTTGTAGTACGGCGTGACCAGCAGCACCCCGTCGACGTCGAGCTTCGCCGCGTTGCGCGCGAGCTCGACCGAGTGCGCGGTCGAGTTGGTGCCGACCCCGGCGATCACCGTGGCCCGGTCTCCGACCGCCCCGCGCACGGCGCGCAGGATCTCGGCGTCCTCCTCCACGGTGGTGGTCGGCGACTCCCCGGTGGTCCCGGAGACCACCACCCCGTCGTTGCCGTGCTCGACCAGGTGCGCGGCGATCCGGGCGGTGCCGTCCAGGTCGACGCTGCCGTCGTCCTTGAACGCGGTCGCCATCGCGGTGAGCATGCGGCCGAAGGGGGCGGCGGGAGCGCTGGTCATGACGGCTAGGTTACTGCCCCCGCCGGGCCTGCCCGCGCCCGGTGAGGAGCGACGGGCAGGCGACCCTCACAGCGCCGGGGCGACCCGCTCCGCGACCAGGCGCAGGTGGTCGAGGTCGCTCAGGTCGAGGACCTGCAGGTAGAGCCGCTGGGCGCCCGCCTCGGCGAACGCCAGCGCCTTCTCCACGACCTCCTCGGGAGTCCCGGCCAGACCGTTCTCCCGCAGCTCGGCGGGCTCGCGGCCGATCGCGGCGGCGCGGCGCGAGATCTCGGCCTCGTCCTCGCCGACGCAGAGCACCAGTGCGTTGGACCAGGTCATCGTCGCCGGGTCGCGCTCGATCGCCTCGCAGGCCTGGCGCACCCGGCCGAACTGCTCCCGGGTCTCGGCCAGGTCGACGAAGGGCAGGTTGAACTCGTCGGCGTAC
The window above is part of the Nocardioides campestrisoli genome. Proteins encoded here:
- the dapA gene encoding 4-hydroxy-tetrahydrodipicolinate synthase, with protein sequence MTSAPAAPFGRMLTAMATAFKDDGSVDLDGTARIAAHLVEHGNDGVVVSGTTGESPTTTVEEDAEILRAVRGAVGDRATVIAGVGTNSTAHSVELARNAAKLDVDGVLLVTPYYNKPSQRGVLHHFRSVAEATDLPVMLYDVPGRTGLPIATETLAEAITWPQVVAIKDALGDLVRASRLAQMGYAVYSGDDVATLGFLAHGGCGLVSVVGHVAGRELAGMIESFLSGDHATALATFNRLIPAFEAVMGVPNYGATTAKAALQLQGVLENRHVRGPLVELDDDEYAALREGLGAAGLI